Part of the Ornithinimicrobium flavum genome, TGACCCCGGAGCGCACGACCGACCCCGGCCTCGCGCGCATCGCCGACCACCTGGTGGTGCGCCGCCGGATGGTCGACACGCCGACGTACTTCTCGTCCTGGAGGTCCGTCGTGGCGTGGACCGAGATCGGCCTGCAGCAGGCCCTGGCCTGGGACCGGGAGGGGGCGGGGTACGAACGCCTCTACTCCCGGGCCCACTTCGCCGCGAGCCACATCCTGGCCGGCCGCTTCGCGCTGCTCCGCCCCGGGGTGCGCTGGACGGCCGAGTTCTCCGACCCGCTGTCGCACGACGTCAAGGGCGAGGTGCGGCACGCGCCCACCGCCCCGGACGCCCTGCTCACGACCCTCGCCGACGGCCTGCGGCGGGCCGGGTTCACGCCCCCGACCAGCAACAACGTCTTCGAGTGGGCGGAGGTCGTGCCCTTCGCCCTGGCCGACGAGCTGCTCTTCACCAATGTCCACCAGCGGGACCTCATGGTGGAGGCGGTGGAGGACCCGGCCCTGCGCGAGCGCATCCTGCAGGTGGCGACCGTGACCCCCCACCCGACGCTGGGGCCGGAGTTCTACGAGCTCGCCGACCCCGACCTCGCCCTGGACCCCGCCCGCCGGCACATCGGGTACTTCGGCAACTTCTACGCCACCCGCGGGATGGGCACCGTCCTGGACGCGCTCGAGGTGCTGCCGCAGCACCAGCGCGACCGGGTCTGCCTGCACGTCTTCGCCGGCAAGCCGGGCGAGCTGCTCGCCGAGGTGGAGCGCCGCGGGCTCGGGGACGTCGTCAAGGCCGGGCCGTTCGTCGGCTTCCTCGACTTCCTCGCCCTGTGCCGACGGATGGACGTGCTGCTGGTCAACGACGCGGTGACCTCCGGGCTGCTGTCGACCAACCCTTTCCTGCCCTCGAAGTGGAGCGACTACAAGGGGTCGGGGACGCCGGTCTGGGGCATCGTGGAGAGCGGCTCGGTGCTCGACGAGCAGGCGCTCGCCTACCGCTCCCCCGTCGGGTTCACCTCGGCCGCCGTGCAGGTGCTGGCCCAGATCGCCGACGGCTGAGCCGCCTCAGACCTCCCCGAGGACCAGCCGACGGAAGGCCTCGCGGGCGTCCCCGCTGCTGAAGCGTTCGGCGACCACGTCCCGCGCCTCCCGGGACGCCCGGACCCAGTCCTCCTCGGAGGAGGCGGTGGACCGGATCCGCTCCACGGCCTCCTCCACGGTGTCCACCACCCAGGACCCGGGGAAGAGGGTGCGCGCCGCCTCCAGCGGGGCGTAGATCGGCCAGTTGCGCACGACGGGGACGACCCCGGAGGCGGCGGCCTCGACCAGCCCCAGCCCGAAGCTCTCCCGGCGGCTGGTGCTGAGCACGAACCCGGAGGCCGCGAGGTGGGGGGCGACGTCCCGGGTGTACCCCACGAAGTCGACCGCGCCGCGCACGTCGTCCTGGGTGAGCCGGGCCCGGAACGCCCGGGCGTAGTCGTGCTGGGAACGCACGGCGTCGTCCGGGAAGTCGGTGCCGAGCAGGGACAGCCGCCACGACGGGTCCTCGCG contains:
- a CDS encoding glycosyltransferase — translated: MRSQHDYARAFRARLTQDDVRGAVDFVGYTRDVAPHLAASGFVLSTSRRESFGLGLVEAAASGVVPVVRNWPIYAPLEAARTLFPGSWVVDTVEEAVERIRSTASSEEDWVRASREARDVVAERFSSGDAREAFRRLVLGEV